The Azospirillum baldaniorum genome contains a region encoding:
- a CDS encoding response regulator: MSDIQGWSQDDDDDLLFADEDAPDPSSATSSPAAAPWKLLIVDDDPEVHAITRVVLNDVTFDGRRLQFLSAHSGVEARAILSGHPDIAAVLLDVVMETEDAGLRLVHHIREVLGNRRVRIILRTGQPGQAPERQVIVSYDINDYKAKSELTAQKLFTTTVAALRSYQHIDAIERNRQGLETIVDAAGTLFEQRSMDRFAVGVVERAAALLPRAAGAFLCAVPPGLNPEGSNPEGPAPAGRPWEAVVLCGTGVFADAAGRPVGAVLPEAACADIAAALARGRSLHRDDHSVALFQTQSPGPGALFIGGHGGLPEVERRLLEIFCSRMSVGFDNVSLYEQLRLAQIATVHALGKLAEYKDEVTGEHVRRIGRWATAIARELQARDACGGDADDRFCELIGLASMLHDVGKVAIPDRILRKPGKLDPEEMVQMREHAAIGGRILRDASGPVGGRSYLSMGAEIAESHHEKFDGTGYPHGLAGDAIPLSGRIVAVADVYDALLHRRPYKEAWEWAAVVDLIRAEAGRHFDPRVVDAFVAILERGGPEA; encoded by the coding sequence TCACCCGCGTGGTGCTGAACGACGTGACCTTCGACGGGCGGCGCCTGCAGTTCCTGTCCGCCCATTCGGGGGTCGAGGCGCGGGCGATCCTGAGCGGGCATCCCGACATCGCCGCCGTCCTGCTGGACGTGGTGATGGAAACGGAGGACGCCGGCCTGCGGCTGGTCCATCACATCCGCGAGGTGCTGGGCAACCGGCGGGTCCGCATCATCCTGCGCACCGGCCAGCCCGGCCAGGCGCCGGAACGGCAGGTGATCGTCAGCTACGACATCAACGACTACAAGGCCAAGAGCGAGCTGACCGCGCAGAAGCTGTTCACCACCACGGTGGCCGCCCTGCGCTCCTACCAGCACATCGACGCGATCGAGCGCAACCGGCAGGGGCTGGAGACGATCGTCGACGCCGCCGGCACCCTGTTCGAGCAGCGCTCCATGGACCGCTTCGCCGTCGGCGTGGTGGAGCGGGCCGCCGCCCTGCTGCCGCGGGCGGCCGGCGCGTTCCTGTGCGCGGTGCCGCCCGGCCTGAATCCGGAAGGCTCAAATCCGGAAGGTCCGGCGCCGGCCGGCCGGCCCTGGGAGGCGGTGGTGCTGTGCGGGACCGGCGTTTTCGCCGATGCCGCGGGCCGGCCGGTCGGCGCCGTGCTGCCCGAGGCGGCCTGCGCCGACATCGCCGCCGCCCTGGCCCGGGGCCGCAGCCTGCACCGCGACGACCACAGCGTCGCGCTGTTCCAGACCCAGAGTCCCGGCCCCGGCGCGCTGTTCATCGGCGGGCACGGCGGCCTGCCGGAGGTGGAACGGCGGCTGCTGGAGATCTTCTGCTCCCGGATGTCGGTCGGATTCGACAACGTGTCGCTGTACGAACAGCTCCGCCTCGCGCAGATCGCCACGGTGCACGCCCTCGGCAAGCTGGCCGAATACAAGGACGAGGTCACCGGGGAGCATGTCCGGCGCATCGGCCGCTGGGCCACCGCCATCGCAAGGGAGCTTCAGGCGCGGGATGCCTGCGGCGGTGATGCCGACGACCGCTTCTGCGAGCTGATCGGGCTGGCCAGCATGCTGCACGACGTCGGCAAGGTCGCCATCCCCGACCGGATCCTGCGCAAGCCCGGCAAGCTGGACCCCGAGGAGATGGTCCAGATGCGCGAGCACGCCGCCATCGGCGGGCGCATCCTGCGCGACGCCTCCGGCCCGGTCGGCGGGCGCAGCTACCTGTCGATGGGGGCGGAGATCGCCGAGAGCCACCACGAGAAGTTCGACGGCACCGGCTATCCTCACGGGCTGGCGGGCGACGCCATCCCGCTGTCGGGCCGCATCGTGGCGGTCGCCGACGTCTACGACGCCCTGCTGCACCGCCGCCCCTACAAGGAGGCGTGGGAGTGGGCGGCGGTGGTCGATCTCATCCGCGCCGAGGCGGGCCGGCATTTCGACCCGCGCGTCGTCGACGCCTTCGTCGCGATCCTGGAGCGCGGCGGGCCGGAGGCGTAG